Proteins from a single region of Apium graveolens cultivar Ventura chromosome 7, ASM990537v1, whole genome shotgun sequence:
- the LOC141673870 gene encoding uncharacterized protein LOC141673870 has translation MEAFTFPNSGEDPIGAFLDTLIQAPAKVRRLSNLERNQIVHTLSINYNNQKLKKGMINKIAKDYGVSRVTISKLWQKVLQSTKKGEVPNVQTNYKGGSQGILLNLEKVRSIPLHLRTNVRTLACQLGASKSKVHRLIQKGKIKSHLNALKPFLTPSNMEARVNFVLKLIESSTLHTNPTYIDMFSIVHIDEKWFYMTRTSQKYYLLPDEQEPHRRCKSKRFITKIIFMSAVARPRYDADGNCTFDGKIGIFPFTFDEPAARSSKNRARGVIEVKPIESITKVVIKQCLLEKIIPAIKAKWPLDWNRPIVIQQDNVRPHICNTNLDFIEVAKSDGFNITLANQPANSPDLNINDLGFFRIIQGSQHEKAPTTVCELVGAVIEAYEEVSDSTLNHVWLSLMRCMTEILRKDENNNYKLPHVGKGKLERLGQLPTVLNAPLDVVQKALEMATNVPML, from the coding sequence ATGGAAGCTTTCACATTTCCAAATTCAGGAGAAGATCCAATAGGTGCTTTTCTTGATACTTTAATTCAAGCCCCTGCAAAAGTAAGAAGATTGTCAAATTTAGAAAGGAATCAAATTGTGCATACATTATCAATAAATTACAACAATCAAAAGCTGAAAAAAGGAATGATCAACAAGATTGCAAAAGATTATGGAGTGAGCAGAGTAACAATTTCTAAACTATGGCAGAAGGTTCTACAATCAACAAAAAAAGGTGAAGTTCCTAATGTGCAGACAAATTATAAAGGTGGCAGTCAAGGAATTCTTTTGAATTTAGAAAAGGTAAGGTCCATTCCTCTACATTTAAGAACAAATGTTCGCACACTTGCTTGTCAACTTGGTGCATCTAAATCCAAAGTTCATAGGCTAATCCAAAAGGGAAAAATAAAATCACATTTAAATGCCTTAAAACCATTTTTAACACCTTCAAATATGGAAGCTAGGGTGAACTTTGTCTTAAAGCTTATTGAATCCTCTACACTTCACACAAACCCAACCTATATAGACATGTTTTCTATTGTTCATATAGACGAAAAATGGTTTTATATGACTAGAACATCACAGAAATATTACCTTTTGCCGGATGAACAAGAGCCACATAGAAGGTGCAAGTCGAAGAGATTtataacaaaaataatatttatgagCGCTGTTGCAAGGCCTAGGTATGATGCAGATGGTAATTGTACTTTTGATGGGAAAATAGGTATATTTCCCTTCACCTTTGATGAACCAGCAGCTAGATCAAGTAAAAATAGAGCTAGAGGTGTTATTGAAGTTAAACCTATTGAAAGTATCACTAAAGTTGTGATAAAACAATGTCTATTGGAAAAAATCATTCCGGCTATTAAAGCTAAGTGGCCACTAGACTGGAATAGACCTATTGTTATCCAACAAGATAACGTAAGGCCTCATATATGCAACAcaaacttggatttcattgaggTTGCAAAATCTGATGGATTTAATATTACGTTAGCTAATCAGCCGGCTAATAGTCCGGACCTCAATATTAATGATTTAGGCTTCTTTAGAATTATTCAAGGATCACAACATGAAAAGGCGCCTACAACAGTGTGTGAGTTGGTTGGTGCAGTGATTGAAGCGTACGAAGAAGTTAGTGATTCTACTTTGAATCACGTATGGCTATCACTTATGAGGTGTATGACAGAGATACTAAGGAAAGATGAAAATAATAATTATAAGCTCCCACATGTAGGGAAGGGAAAGTTGGAACGCCTCGGGCAACTACCTACAGTTTTGAATGCTCCGCTGGATGTAGTCCAGAAGGCACTGGAAATGGCAACTAATGTACCAATGCTGTGA